A window from Sus scrofa isolate TJ Tabasco breed Duroc chromosome 2, Sscrofa11.1, whole genome shotgun sequence encodes these proteins:
- the IZUMO4 gene encoding izumo sperm-egg fusion protein 4 isoform X5, with protein sequence MALLLCLGLTAALARGCLHCHGNFSEKFSFYRHHVNLKSWWVGDIPVSGSLLTDWSQDTMKELHLAIPAEITREKLNQVANAVYKRMDQLYQGKMYFPGYFPNELRAIFREQVHLIQNAIIESRIDCQRHCGIFQYETISCTNCTDSHVVCFGYNCDLISPSFTCLEPPHLANLTLENASECLMQH encoded by the exons ATGGCCCTGCTGCTGTGCCTGGGCCTGACAGCTGCGCTGGCCCGAGGCTGCTTGCACTGCCACGGCAACTTCTCAGAGAAGTTCTCCTTCTACCGCCATCACGTGAACCTCAAGTCCTGGTGGGTGGGCGACATCCCTGTGTCGGGTTCGCTGCTCACCGACTGGAGCCAGGACACGATGAAGGAGCTGCATCTGGCCATCCCCGCGGAAATCA CCCGGGAGAAACTGAACCAAGTGGCAAACGCCGTGTACAAGAGAATGGATCAACTGTACCAGGGAAAGATGTATTTCCCGG GGTATTTCCCCAACGAGCTGCGAGCTATCTTCCGGGAGCAGGTGCACCTCATCCAGAATGCCATCATCGAAA GCCGCATCGACTGTCAGCGTCACTGTG GCATCTTCCAGTACGAGACCATCTCCTGCACCAACTGCACAGACTCACATGTTGTCTGCTTTGGCTACAACTGCGA CCTGATATCACCAAGCTTCACCTGTCTGGAGCCCCCACATCTGGCCAACCTGACTCTGGAAAACGCTTCTGAGTGCCTGATGCAGCACTGA
- the IZUMO4 gene encoding izumo sperm-egg fusion protein 4 isoform X2 has protein sequence MALLLCLGLTAALARGCLHCHGNFSEKFSFYRHHVNLKSWWVGDIPVSGSLLTDWSQDTMKELHLAIPAEITREKLNQVANAVYKRMDQLYQGKMYFPGYFPNELRAIFREQVHLIQNAIIESRIDCQRHCGIFQYETISCTNCTDSHVVCFGYNCESSVQWETAVQGLLQYINKWHKQSTSTSLISPSFTCLEPPHLANLTLENASECLMQH, from the exons ATGGCCCTGCTGCTGTGCCTGGGCCTGACAGCTGCGCTGGCCCGAGGCTGCTTGCACTGCCACGGCAACTTCTCAGAGAAGTTCTCCTTCTACCGCCATCACGTGAACCTCAAGTCCTGGTGGGTGGGCGACATCCCTGTGTCGGGTTCGCTGCTCACCGACTGGAGCCAGGACACGATGAAGGAGCTGCATCTGGCCATCCCCGCGGAAATCA CCCGGGAGAAACTGAACCAAGTGGCAAACGCCGTGTACAAGAGAATGGATCAACTGTACCAGGGAAAGATGTATTTCCCGG GGTATTTCCCCAACGAGCTGCGAGCTATCTTCCGGGAGCAGGTGCACCTCATCCAGAATGCCATCATCGAAA GCCGCATCGACTGTCAGCGTCACTGTG GCATCTTCCAGTACGAGACCATCTCCTGCACCAACTGCACAGACTCACATGTTGTCTGCTTTGGCTACAACTGCGA GTCGTCGGTGCAGTGGGAGACAGCAGTGCAGGGCCTCCTCCAGTACAT AAATAAGTGGCACAA ACAGAGCACCAGCACGAG CCTGATATCACCAAGCTTCACCTGTCTGGAGCCCCCACATCTGGCCAACCTGACTCTGGAAAACGCTTCTGAGTGCCTGATGCAGCACTGA
- the IZUMO4 gene encoding izumo sperm-egg fusion protein 4 isoform X3, whose protein sequence is MALLLCLGLTAALARGCLHCHGNFSEKFSFYRHHVNLKSWWVGDIPVSGSLLTDWSQDTMKELHLAIPAEITREKLNQVANAVYKRMDQLYQGKMYFPGYFPNELRAIFREQVHLIQNAIIESRIDCQRHCGIFQYETISCTNCTDSHVVCFGYNCEQSTSTRTTPAFLISPSFTCLEPPHLANLTLENASECLMQH, encoded by the exons ATGGCCCTGCTGCTGTGCCTGGGCCTGACAGCTGCGCTGGCCCGAGGCTGCTTGCACTGCCACGGCAACTTCTCAGAGAAGTTCTCCTTCTACCGCCATCACGTGAACCTCAAGTCCTGGTGGGTGGGCGACATCCCTGTGTCGGGTTCGCTGCTCACCGACTGGAGCCAGGACACGATGAAGGAGCTGCATCTGGCCATCCCCGCGGAAATCA CCCGGGAGAAACTGAACCAAGTGGCAAACGCCGTGTACAAGAGAATGGATCAACTGTACCAGGGAAAGATGTATTTCCCGG GGTATTTCCCCAACGAGCTGCGAGCTATCTTCCGGGAGCAGGTGCACCTCATCCAGAATGCCATCATCGAAA GCCGCATCGACTGTCAGCGTCACTGTG GCATCTTCCAGTACGAGACCATCTCCTGCACCAACTGCACAGACTCACATGTTGTCTGCTTTGGCTACAACTGCGA ACAGAGCACCAGCACGAG AACCACTCCAGCCTT CCTGATATCACCAAGCTTCACCTGTCTGGAGCCCCCACATCTGGCCAACCTGACTCTGGAAAACGCTTCTGAGTGCCTGATGCAGCACTGA
- the IZUMO4 gene encoding izumo sperm-egg fusion protein 4 isoform X1 produces the protein MALLLCLGLTAALARGCLHCHGNFSEKFSFYRHHVNLKSWWVGDIPVSGSLLTDWSQDTMKELHLAIPAEITREKLNQVANAVYKRMDQLYQGKMYFPGYFPNELRAIFREQVHLIQNAIIESRIDCQRHCGIFQYETISCTNCTDSHVVCFGYNCESSVQWETAVQGLLQYINKWHKQSTSTRTTPAFLISPSFTCLEPPHLANLTLENASECLMQH, from the exons ATGGCCCTGCTGCTGTGCCTGGGCCTGACAGCTGCGCTGGCCCGAGGCTGCTTGCACTGCCACGGCAACTTCTCAGAGAAGTTCTCCTTCTACCGCCATCACGTGAACCTCAAGTCCTGGTGGGTGGGCGACATCCCTGTGTCGGGTTCGCTGCTCACCGACTGGAGCCAGGACACGATGAAGGAGCTGCATCTGGCCATCCCCGCGGAAATCA CCCGGGAGAAACTGAACCAAGTGGCAAACGCCGTGTACAAGAGAATGGATCAACTGTACCAGGGAAAGATGTATTTCCCGG GGTATTTCCCCAACGAGCTGCGAGCTATCTTCCGGGAGCAGGTGCACCTCATCCAGAATGCCATCATCGAAA GCCGCATCGACTGTCAGCGTCACTGTG GCATCTTCCAGTACGAGACCATCTCCTGCACCAACTGCACAGACTCACATGTTGTCTGCTTTGGCTACAACTGCGA GTCGTCGGTGCAGTGGGAGACAGCAGTGCAGGGCCTCCTCCAGTACAT AAATAAGTGGCACAA ACAGAGCACCAGCACGAG AACCACTCCAGCCTT CCTGATATCACCAAGCTTCACCTGTCTGGAGCCCCCACATCTGGCCAACCTGACTCTGGAAAACGCTTCTGAGTGCCTGATGCAGCACTGA
- the IZUMO4 gene encoding izumo sperm-egg fusion protein 4 isoform X4 → MALLLCLGLTAALARGCLHCHGNFSEKFSFYRHHVNLKSWWVGDIPVSGSLLTDWSQDTMKELHLAIPAEITREKLNQVANAVYKRMDQLYQGKMYFPGYFPNELRAIFREQVHLIQNAIIESRIDCQRHCGIFQYETISCTNCTDSHVVCFGYNCEQSTSTSLISPSFTCLEPPHLANLTLENASECLMQH, encoded by the exons ATGGCCCTGCTGCTGTGCCTGGGCCTGACAGCTGCGCTGGCCCGAGGCTGCTTGCACTGCCACGGCAACTTCTCAGAGAAGTTCTCCTTCTACCGCCATCACGTGAACCTCAAGTCCTGGTGGGTGGGCGACATCCCTGTGTCGGGTTCGCTGCTCACCGACTGGAGCCAGGACACGATGAAGGAGCTGCATCTGGCCATCCCCGCGGAAATCA CCCGGGAGAAACTGAACCAAGTGGCAAACGCCGTGTACAAGAGAATGGATCAACTGTACCAGGGAAAGATGTATTTCCCGG GGTATTTCCCCAACGAGCTGCGAGCTATCTTCCGGGAGCAGGTGCACCTCATCCAGAATGCCATCATCGAAA GCCGCATCGACTGTCAGCGTCACTGTG GCATCTTCCAGTACGAGACCATCTCCTGCACCAACTGCACAGACTCACATGTTGTCTGCTTTGGCTACAACTGCGA ACAGAGCACCAGCACGAG CCTGATATCACCAAGCTTCACCTGTCTGGAGCCCCCACATCTGGCCAACCTGACTCTGGAAAACGCTTCTGAGTGCCTGATGCAGCACTGA